The nucleotide sequence GGATTACTTCCTTCACCCCAACCGCATTGCTTCGCTTCGTCTCCAGGCTCCGGTTTTTTTGCGCCGTCTTCCATAACGGCAAACTAATGACCAGACAGACCACCAATGCCGTCTGGATCCCGCCTATTACTTGATAACCCGACGGCCAGTTTAGACCGGAGGTCAGGCACAGGCCCATAATGTACGGTCCGAGGGTAGCCCCGATTCCCCAGAAACAATGCAGCCAACTCATATGTTTCGCCTGATAATGTAAGGCGACAAAGTTGTTAAGGGCCGCATCAACACTGCCGGCCCCCAAGCCGTACGGGATGCTCCAAAAACATAATAACCAAAAAGCGGTGGCGAAAGAATACCCAAACAGCGCCACAGCGGTCATGGCGACGCTGATCAGGGTCACCAGACCGGTCCCAAGCCGGTGGATCACACGGTGGCTAAAGAAGCTGGAAACAATTGTTCCACAGGAGATAATCATGGTGATAATCCCCGCATAGGAAACGGGTACTTTTAACGCTCCGTACATAGAAGGCCAGGCCGAGCCCAGAATCGCATCGGGCAATCCCAGGCTGATAAAGGCGATATAAATAATTACAAGCAAAAGGAAGGTCATTACGGCAACTATGCTCCTTTCTTTCCCTTAATTCCTGTTTCTTTCCCGTAATCCCCGGCGTTACAGTCAAAAAGCAAAAGACCCCCTGGAAGGGTAGTCTTTATGCATTACCTGCTTGCACTGCTTTACATGTTTCTCTCTAGGAACCAGCTCCATTATACGGCGCCGTTCCACGGGAGACAAAGATTAACCCAGTTAATCCCGCTTCAACAGCAGTTTTAAGCCGTGGAAAAACCGGCCGTTCGCCATGGCCAGCAAACCATGGAAGAAACTGGGCCGTAAACCGCTGAAAATCTGCATACTCCGCAGGGGGTTGGTGACACTGGACTCGGCCAGCATCCGGTAGACCGCCGTGCCGGGTTGGAGGCCCCGGGTAATCTTTCTTCGTACATTCCAGTACATTACCCGCATGACAAGGGAATGATCCTTCATGTCCGCCAAGGCATCGTTCATGGTGAATTGCCCTTTTTGCGGAACATGGGGTTGATATTTACGGCCGAGCATTTGCTCCCATTGCTCCAAGGACGGGGCACCTTGCGGTTTTTCATACCACGAACCCGGTTGCCAAGAAGGAATCGCGACCGTTTGGCCCACTTTGTCAATGGTCCCCGCCACCAATAACTGGTCCGGTTGACCACCCACCAAAATGGTATACCGGCCGCTAGGCACCTTCCAACCATCGTCCCAAACGGCAAAACAACGCTCGTCCAACTCAAAGCGGACCGTTTTGCTTTCCCCCGGCTGGAGATGAACTTTGGCAAAGCGTTTCAACTCCCGCAGGGGACGGTGGATCCCGTCTTGCGGGGGAGCGACATAAAGCTGAACAATTTCCGCCCCCGCGTAAGATCCGGTGTTGGTCACCGTAACGGAGACCGTTTCCCCGTCAAGAACGGGGTCCGCATAGGCAAATTCCGTATAGCTCAGGCCATAACCAAACTTCCAACGCACGTCAACATTGGCCTTGTCATAGTAACGGTAACCGACATAGATCCCCTCGCGGTACTGCCCGTCCCGCTGGGGATAGTAGGAAGCCGACGGACAATCACTGTACTTGAGCGGCCAGGTCTCGGCCAGTTTACCACTGGGGTTGGCTACCCCATACAACAGATTTTTTAAAGCCTCGGCCCCGGCCTGCCCCGGCAACCCCATGTATAAAATGGCCTTCACCTTGTCCGCCCATGGTGTTTCCACCGGAGCGCCACAGAAAAGAACGACCACGGTATTGGGGTTCTTCGCCGCCACTTCCTCGATGAGTTTCACTTCCTCCGCCGGCATCATCATATGATCCCGGTCAAAGCCTTCACCCTCATACTCCGGCGGCAACCCGGTCAGGACAACGGCCACATCTGCTTCTTCCACCCTTACCCCCTCGCCCAGCACCTCAATGGGCTGGACCAGTTTGGTCGGGTTGATGTGACTGGACCCCGCACCCTGATAGCGGATATCCTTCGCCATCTTGCCAACGATGGCAATTTTCTGTTCCTTCTTCAGCGGCAAAATATGATCCTCGTTTTTCAGTAAAACCGCACTCTGTTCCGCCGCGATCCGCGCCAGCTCGTTATGGGCGTCGTAGTCACAAGGAACCTTGTTTTTGAGCGCTTCCGCCGCTTCCCGCACCATCTTGATCACCCGCGCGGCACTCCGGTCAATGTCCGCTTCGTCCAGTTCACCCCGGGCGACCGCGTCCAGAACCTCCCGGGCCATATAGTTACTGCCGCCGGGCATGTTCAGATCGCAACCGGCCCGGAAACCCGCCACCCGGTCGTGCATGGCGCTCCAGTCGGTCATCACCAGCCCGTCAAAGCCCCATTCTTCCCGTAAGATGCCAGTTAAAAGCTCCTTGTGGTCACTGCAGTAAGTCCCGTTAATTTTGTTATAGGCGCACATGACCGTCTTCGGTTTTCCCTCACGGACCGCGATCTCAAAAGGAGTCAGATAAATCTCCCGCAGTGTGCGCTCGTCCAAGATCGAATCGGAGTTTAACCGCCGATACTCCTGATTGTTGCAGGCAAAGTGCTTAACGCACGTGCCAATCCCTTTTTTCTGCGCGTTTTTTATAAAGCTCGCCGCCAATTTCCCGGCGAGGTAGGGATCCTCCGAAAAATACTCAAAATTCCGGCCACATAACGGGTTGCGTTTGATGTTGACGCCAGGGCCAAGGAAAACACCTACCCCCTGGTCCGCCGCTTCCGCGGCAATGGCCGCCCCAATTTGGCCAAGCAACTCCTGATCCCAACTGCAAGCGGTCGTCACCGCCGAGGGAAAGCAGGTCGCCGGGCGTGAATCGTGGACACCCACGTGGTCACCGCGGCTTTCCTGTTTGCGCAAACCATGAGGTCCGTCGCACATGAACATCGACGGAATCCCATAGGCGGGGAAGTCCTTGGTTTCCCAGAAGTTTTTCCCCTCACAGAGTGCAATTTTTTCCTTCAGGGTCATTTGGTTGATCATCTCGAACTACCCTCCTAAGTGCAGTACGGATTTTAAGCTAACTTTTAGTTAAACGCAGAACACATTAGCCTCAGGAGTTTGCCTCTTTTTCCATATAAAGGCAACCCGCCCAGCTTCACTCCTACTATTTTAGCATGTAAT is from Capillibacterium thermochitinicola and encodes:
- a CDS encoding beta-glucosidase — encoded protein: MINQMTLKEKIALCEGKNFWETKDFPAYGIPSMFMCDGPHGLRKQESRGDHVGVHDSRPATCFPSAVTTACSWDQELLGQIGAAIAAEAADQGVGVFLGPGVNIKRNPLCGRNFEYFSEDPYLAGKLAASFIKNAQKKGIGTCVKHFACNNQEYRRLNSDSILDERTLREIYLTPFEIAVREGKPKTVMCAYNKINGTYCSDHKELLTGILREEWGFDGLVMTDWSAMHDRVAGFRAGCDLNMPGGSNYMAREVLDAVARGELDEADIDRSAARVIKMVREAAEALKNKVPCDYDAHNELARIAAEQSAVLLKNEDHILPLKKEQKIAIVGKMAKDIRYQGAGSSHINPTKLVQPIEVLGEGVRVEEADVAVVLTGLPPEYEGEGFDRDHMMMPAEEVKLIEEVAAKNPNTVVVLFCGAPVETPWADKVKAILYMGLPGQAGAEALKNLLYGVANPSGKLAETWPLKYSDCPSASYYPQRDGQYREGIYVGYRYYDKANVDVRWKFGYGLSYTEFAYADPVLDGETVSVTVTNTGSYAGAEIVQLYVAPPQDGIHRPLRELKRFAKVHLQPGESKTVRFELDERCFAVWDDGWKVPSGRYTILVGGQPDQLLVAGTIDKVGQTVAIPSWQPGSWYEKPQGAPSLEQWEQMLGRKYQPHVPQKGQFTMNDALADMKDHSLVMRVMYWNVRRKITRGLQPGTAVYRMLAESSVTNPLRSMQIFSGLRPSFFHGLLAMANGRFFHGLKLLLKRD
- a CDS encoding MFS transporter: MTFLLLVIIYIAFISLGLPDAILGSAWPSMYGALKVPVSYAGIITMIISCGTIVSSFFSHRVIHRLGTGLVTLISVAMTAVALFGYSFATAFWLLCFWSIPYGLGAGSVDAALNNFVALHYQAKHMSWLHCFWGIGATLGPYIMGLCLTSGLNWPSGYQVIGGIQTALVVCLVISLPLWKTAQKNRSLETKRSNAVGVKEVIRLPGAKPILVGFFCYCSLEATTGLWASSYLVLARGITAQTAAKWAALFYLGITIGRFLAGFITGKVGTKNMVRGGQVLAGLGIVSIMLPLGNQWPMLGLLLIGLGCAPIFPSLLHQTPENFGADKSQAIMGMQMASAYLGTTLMPLFFGFISAKVGIGLYPLYLMFFVVLMAIMVESVNRLKSRTP